GGCGAATAATTAAGCGATGAATCCCTACTGTAGATCTAGCCATAGCCGTAAGCACGATCATCGCGGTTGCAATTGCCACACTAATTTTGCGAATGAGCGCAAAATTAGTGTGGAACAGCTATTTAGAACGCTCTTGCTAACACAAGAGGATACCATCTAGCTTTGACACTATAGCTGAGTGAGAATTCATCCAGAAGACAGATGGAGTGATTAAGCATAACTACATCCTGGAGAGAAGAAATGACATCCCCACACTTCCTAGAATGATGCCAGTGTTAAAAACGGAGTTTTAGTTATGGCTTATCCAGAAAACGACCAAGTACAAGACCGACAATCCGACGAACAAAACGCTGCTGCTTCCGGTGACTATCAAACCCCCGTTGATGAAGAGAAACGCCATACTGGCATGACTACCGGAACTGATGCAAAGCCATCTGCTGTACCAGAATCCGGCAACAGCGACCAGTTGACTGAAGGCGCTGGCAATCAGGGAACCGAAAAGCGTTAAGTTTCAATTTACAGTATGACGGGTGGAATTGTCTGATGCTAACTGCATCTTTGTTCCACCTATTTTTTTTGGTTTACTATGATACTAAATGATTAATAGGAAATATTATTAATTGAATGCTCTTTGTTAACAGTCTTCAGTTACAGTAGCTATGGATTTTCTCCCAGTTCCCCTAAACGATCTGCAAGACGTTTACGGGAACTGCTTCTTTGTGAGTCCGATAGTTTCAGGCGACATGACATTCAGCCCTTTTTTGTGGTCTACTGTTTTTTTCCAGTCTCTCTTATTTAGAGACATCAATAACTCACTTGTAACGAGTTTCAAGCAAGTTTTCTTTTCTTGAAATTCTATATTCTACTATATGCAAAACTCTTCCACTTAAGTTCGTCTTATCATACTCTCTAACAATTTGCCCACCAAGTTTTTCTGGGATTCTTCGGCTGGGGATATTTGCCTTATCAGCGTCATAGATAAGAAAATCGTAATCTAAGTTCACATCAGCCCATATTTTAAGTGCAGTAATAGTCTCTAATCCATAGCCTTTTCCTTGTGCATATTTTTTTAGCCAAATACCTATTTCTGGATTTATACTGCGAATTTCGTGGATTCCAGTACATCCTAAAAATTCTTGGGAGTCTTTTTTCAAAATAACAAGTACAAGATGATTTCCCGTTTTGATTTCGCCTAGAGAATCGTTAATAAATTCTTCTGTCT
The sequence above is a segment of the Mastigocladopsis repens PCC 10914 genome. Coding sequences within it:
- a CDS encoding GNAT family N-acetyltransferase; translated protein: MELSQIEIHTNRLLLLPISQKYKEDIFREFTKEITLYMYPRPPKDITETEEFINDSLGEIKTGNHLVLVILKKDSQEFLGCTGIHEIRSINPEIGIWLKKYAQGKGYGLETITALKIWADVNLDYDFLIYDADKANIPSRRIPEKLGGQIVREYDKTNLSGRVLHIVEYRISRKENLLETRYK